In Drosophila teissieri strain GT53w chromosome 2R, Prin_Dtei_1.1, whole genome shotgun sequence, the following proteins share a genomic window:
- the LOC122612618 gene encoding probable multidrug resistance-associated protein lethal(2)03659 isoform X2, with product MQASKLPTNPRESAGILSSLMFCFALPILFKGRKQTLQPTDLYKTLDEHGAESLGDEFFRAWEDEVARCRRKGDSSPEPSVLRVIGRVFGWRLIFSGITIAALELGTRATVPLLLAGLISEFSEHGNGHSYYAQIYAVLLIACILASVLLTHPYMMGMMVMALTLCLSKLKYNLVISKFLQHLAMKMRVAVSSAIYRKALRLSRTSLGGTTTGQVVNLLSNDLNRFDRCLIHFHFLWLGPLELLIASYFLYEQIGIASFYGISILVLYLPLQTYLSRVTSKLRLQTALRTDQRVRMMNEIISGIQVIKMYTWERPFGKLIGQMRRSEMSSIRKMNLLRGILLSFEITLGRIAIFVSLLGFVLGGGKLTAERAFCVTAFYNILRRTVSKFFPSGMSQFAELLVSMRRITNFMMREEANIIDMSERKDDQAEEEQHLLKEVEKRSYPARIGTEPDTLVEIKALRARWSQEQHEPVLNNVNMSLRRGQLVAVIGPVGSGKSSLVQAILGELPPESGSVQVSGKYSYASQEPWLFNASVRDNILFGLPMDKQRYRTVLKRCALERDLELLHGDGTFVGERGASLSGGQRARICLARAVYRRADVYLLDDPLSAVDTHVGRHLFDECMRGFLGKELVILVTHQLQFLEDADLIVIMDKGHVSACGTYEEMLKSGQDFAQLLVESTQNSGGGDETITSTKISRQSSSLSSKSSNGSSSSLESMVEKEKPKPSAPTVQESRSGGQIGLSMYKKYFGAGCGVLVFAVLIMLCFGTQLLASGGDYFLSYWVKNTASSSTVDIYYFTAINVGLVICALLRTLLFFNITMHSSTELHNTMFQGLSRTALYFFHTNPSGRILNRFANDLGQVDEVMPAVMLDCIQIFLTLTGIICVLCVTNPWYLINTFAMILAFYYWRNFYLKTSRDVKRLEAVARSPMYSHFSSTLVGLPTIRAMGAQRTLTGQYDNYQDLHSSGYYTFVSTSRAFGYYLDLFCVAYVISVILHNFFNPPLHNAGQIGLAITQALSMTGMVQWGMRQSAELENAMTSVERVLEYQDLEPEGDFNSPADKQPPKSWPEEGKLKTKDLSLRYEPDPNAASVLKRLNFTIQAMEKVGIVGRTGAGKSSIINALFRLSYNDGAIIIDNLDTKVMGLHDLRSKISIIPQEPVLFSGTMRYNLDPFEQYPDDKLWKALEDVHLKEEVSELPTGLQSIISEGGTNFSVGQRQLVCLARAILRENRILVMDEATANVDPQTDALIQATIRNKFKDCTVLTIAHRLNTIMDSDKVLVMDAGEVVEFGSPYELLTQSEAKVFHGMVMQTGKASFDHLLKVAENAKQNHI from the exons ATGCAGGCCAGTAAACTTCCGACCAATCCCCGCGAGTCGGCAGGTATCTTATCCTCGCTTATGTTCTG CTTTGCCCTGCCCATTCTTTTCAAGGGTCGCAAGCAGACGCTCCAGCCCACGGATCTGTACAAAACGCTGGATGAGCATGGAGCGGAGAGCCTGGGCGATGAGTTCTTCCGGGCATGGGAGGACGAAGTGGCTCGGTGCCGGCGGAAGGGTGATTCCAGCCCTGAACCAAGTGTCCTGCGGGTCATCGGACGCGTCTTCGGCTGGAGGCTCATTTTTTCCGGTATTACAATCGCCGCCTTGGAACTGGGAACCAG GGCCACAGTGCCGCTTCTTCTGGCCGGACTCATATCGGAGTTCAGTGAGCACGGAAATGGCCATAGCTACTATGCCCAGATCTACGCAGTGCTCCTTATAGCCTGTATCTTGGCCAGCGTTCTTCTCACGCACCCATACATGATGGGAATGATGGTAATGGCTCTAACTTTATGCTTGAGTAaacttaaatataatttggttATTTCTAAATTCTTGCAGCACTTGGCCATGAAAATGCGAGTGGCAGTAAGTAGCGCCATATACCGCAAGGCCCTGCGTCTCAGTCGCACATCGCTGGGGGGTACCACAACCGGACAGGTGGTTAACTTGCTCTCTAACGATCTCAACCGCTTCGATCGGTGTCttatccatttccatttcctctgGCTGGGCCCATTAGAGTTGTTGATCGCCTCCTACTTCCTGTACGAACAgatcggaatcgcttccttttACGGGATCAGCATCCTAGTACTGTATCTACCACTGCAAACCTATTTAAGCCGAGTAACTTCAAAGCTGCGCCTGCAGACGGCCCTACGCACGGATCAGCGAGTGCGCATGATGAACGAAATCATCTCGGGCATTCAGGTAATCAAGATGTATACCTGGGAGCGTCCGTTCGGGAAACTGATAGGGCAGATGCGGCGCAGCGAGATGAGCTCCATTCGCAAGATGAACCTCTTGCGCGGCATCCTGCTCTCCTTTGAGATAACTCTAGGTCGCATAGCTATCTTTGTGAGCCTTCTGGGATTCGTCCTAGGCGGAGGCAAACTGACGGCAGAGCGCGCCTTCTGCGTCACTGCCTTCTACAACATCCTTAGGCGTACTGTCAGCAAGTTCTTTCCGAGTGGAATGTCGCAGTTTGCTGAACTTCTGGTATCAATGCGACGTATAACTAATTTTATGATGCGGGAGGAAGCAAATATAATAGATATGTCGGAGCGAAAGGACGATCAAGCCGAAGAGGAACAACATTTGCTAAAAGAAGTGGAGAAGAGGTCTTACCCGGCTCGGATTGGCACGGAACCAGATACCTTGGTggaaattaaagctttaagaGCGCGCTGGAGCCAGGAGCAACATGAGCCGGTGTTAAACAACGTCAACATGTCGCTGCGCCGTGGCCAACTTGTAGCTGTGATTGGACCCGTGGGATCGGGTAAATCAAGCCTTGTTCAGGCTATCCTAGGAGAGCTACCTCCTGAATCAGGATCGGTACAAGTCTCGGGCAAGTATTCCTACGCCTCCCAGGAGCCCTGGCTTTTTAATGCATCTGTTCGCGACAACATTCTGTTTGGCTTGCCCATGGACAAGCAGCGCTATCGAACTGTCCTCAAGCGGTGTGCCCTAGAGCGGGACTTGGAGTTGTTGCACGGTGATGGAACCTTCGTGGGTGAGCGCGGAGCTTCACTGTCCGGTGGGCAGCGAGCGAGAATATGTTTGGCTAGAGCTGTGTACCGCAGGGCGGATGTATACCTTTTAGACGATCCCCTCAGCGCAGTGGACACCCATGTGGGTAGGCACCTGTTCGACGAATGCATGCGCGGCTTCCTAGGCAAAGAGCTGGTGATACTTGTCACCCACCAGTTGCAGTTTCTGGAGGACGCCGATCTGATTGTAATCATGGACAAGGGTCACGTCTCGGCATGCGGAACCTATGAGGAGATGCTGAAGAGCGGACAGGACTTTGCCCAGCTTTTGGTGGAAAGTACTCAGAACAGCGGCGGAGGTGATGAGACCATAACGTCAACGAAAATTTCCCGTCAGAGTAGCTCTCTAAGCTCTAAAAGTTCAAATGGAAGCTCATCCTCGTTAGAATCCATGgtcgaaaaggaaaaaccaaaaccaagtGCGCCAACGGTGCAGGAGTCCCGCAGTGGTGGTCAAATCGGCTTGTCCATGTACAAGAAATACTTTGGTGCAGGCTGCGGCGTCCTCGTTTTCGCGGTGCTGATAATGCTGTGTTTTGGCACTCAGCTCCTGGCGTCTGGCGGAGATTATTTTCTCTCCTACTG GGTTAAAAACACCGCCTCTTCGTCAACGGTGGATATCTACTACTTCACTGCCATTAATGTGGGACTGGTTATTTGTGCTTTGCTCCGAACGCTGCTTTTCTTTAACATCACCATGCACTCCTCCACCGAGCTGCACAACACTATGTTCCAGGGCTTGTCTCGCACGGCTTTGTATTTTTTCCACACCAATCCCTCCGGCCGGATCCTCAATCGTTTCGCCAATGACCTGGGTCAGGTGGATGAGGTGATGCCCGCCGTCATGTTGGATTGCATACAGATCTTTCTCACCCTGACGGGCATCATCTGCGTGCTGTGCGTGACCAACCCGTGGTACTTGATCAACACATTTGCAATGATATTAGCATTTTACTACTGGCGCAATTTTTACCTAAAGACGTCGAGGGATGTAAAGCGCCTGGAGGCGGTGGCTCGGTCGCCGATGTACTCGCACTTCAGTTCCACTCTTGTTGGACTTCCCACTATCCGGGCGATGGGCGCCCAACGAACTCTGACGGGCCAGTATGACAACTACCAGGATCTGCACAGCTCCGGCTACTACACTTTTGTTTCTACCAGTCGTGCCTTCGGTTATTACCTTGATTTGTTTTGCGTGGCATACGTGATATCGGTGATACTGCACAACTTCTTTAACCCGCCTCTACACAATGCTGGCCAGATAGGCCTGGCAATTACCCAAGCATTGAGTATGACGGGAATGGTGCAGTGGGGCATGCGTCAATCCGCAGAGCTGGAGAATGCAATGACCTCAGTGGAGCGAGTCTTGGAGTACCAAGATCTTGAGCCTGAAGGGGATTTCAACTCGCCTGCGGATAAGCAACCTCCAAAGAGTTGGCCCGAGGAGGGAAAACTGAAGACCAAGGATTTGAGTCTGAGATATGAGCCCGATCCCAATGCCGCTAGTGTGCTGAAGCGGCTGAACTTCACGATACAGGCGATGGAGAAAGTGGGCATCGTAGGACGCACAGGTGCGGGAAAGTCCTCCATTATCAATGCACTTTTCAGACTGTCCTACAACGATGGAGCAATAATCATCGACAATCTGGACACAAAGGTTATGGGTCTGCACGATTTACGCAGCAAGATCTCCATTATTCCACAAGAACCCGTCCTGTTCTCCGGGACAATGCGATACAACTTGGATCCCTTCGAGCAGTATCCCGATGATAAGCTTTGGAAGGCTCTTGAGGACGTTCACCTCAAGGAGGAAGTTTCAGAGTTGCCCACGGGTCTGCAGAGCATCATATCTGAGGGCGGGACCAACTTTAGCGTAGGCCAACGGCAGTTGGTCTGCTTGGCAAGGGCCATCCTGCGCGAAAACAGAATTCTCGTTATGGACGAGGCTACGGCAAATGTGGATCCTCAGACGGACGCCCTGATTCAGGCCACCATTCGAAACAAATTCAAGGACTGCACAGTACTTACGATAGCCCATCGTCTAAATACCATCATGGACTCCGACAAAGTTTTGGTGATGGATGCTGGTGAAGTCGTCGAGTTCGGTTCTCCATATGAGCTGTTGACCCAGTCAGAGGCTAAAGTATTCCATGGAATGGTTATGCAAACGGGAAAGGCCAGTTTTGATCATCTACTTAAAGTTGCCGAAAAT GCCAAACAAAACCATATTTGA
- the LOC122612618 gene encoding probable multidrug resistance-associated protein lethal(2)03659 isoform X3, whose product MQASKLPTNPRESAGILSSLMFCFALPILFKGRKQTLQPTDLYKTLDEHGAESLGDEFFRAWEDEVARCRRKGDSSPEPSVLRVIGRVFGWRLIFSGITIAALELGTRATVPLLLAGLISEFSEHGNGHSYYAQIYAVLLIACILASVLLTHPYMMGMMHLAMKMRVAVSSAIYRKALRLSRTSLGGTTTGQVVNLLSNDLNRFDRCLIHFHFLWLGPLELLIASYFLYEQIGIASFYGISILVLYLPLQTYLSRVTSKLRLQTALRTDQRVRMMNEIISGIQVIKMYTWERPFGKLIGQMRRSEMSSIRKMNLLRGILLSFEITLGRIAIFVSLLGFVLGGGKLTAERAFCVTAFYNILRRTVSKFFPSGMSQFAELLVSMRRITNFMMREEANIIDMSERKDDQAEEEQHLLKEVEKRSYPARIGTEPDTLVEIKALRARWSQEQHEPVLNNVNMSLRRGQLVAVIGPVGSGKSSLVQAILGELPPESGSVQVSGKYSYASQEPWLFNASVRDNILFGLPMDKQRYRTVLKRCALERDLELLHGDGTFVGERGASLSGGQRARICLARAVYRRADVYLLDDPLSAVDTHVGRHLFDECMRGFLGKELVILVTHQLQFLEDADLIVIMDKGHVSACGTYEEMLKSGQDFAQLLVESTQNSGGGDETITSTKISRQSSSLSSKSSNGSSSSLESMVEKEKPKPSAPTVQESRSGGQIGLSMYKKYFGAGCGVLVFAVLIMLCFGTQLLASGGDYFLSYWVKNTASSSTVDIYYFTAINVGLVICALLRTLLFFNITMHSSTELHNTMFQGLSRTALYFFHTNPSGRILNRFANDLGQVDEVMPAVMLDCIQIFLTLTGIICVLCVTNPWYLINTFAMILAFYYWRNFYLKTSRDVKRLEAVARSPMYSHFSSTLVGLPTIRAMGAQRTLTGQYDNYQDLHSSGYYTFVSTSRAFGYYLDLFCVAYVISVILHNFFNPPLHNAGQIGLAITQALSMTGMVQWGMRQSAELENAMTSVERVLEYQDLEPEGDFNSPADKQPPKSWPEEGKLKTKDLSLRYEPDPNAASVLKRLNFTIQAMEKVGIVGRTGAGKSSIINALFRLSYNDGAIIIDNLDTKVMGLHDLRSKISIIPQEPVLFSGTMRYNLDPFEQYPDDKLWKALEDVHLKEEVSELPTGLQSIISEGGTNFSVGQRQLVCLARAILRENRILVMDEATANVDPQTDALIQATIRNKFKDCTVLTIAHRLNTIMDSDKVLVMDAGEVVEFGSPYELLTQSEAKVFHGMVMQTGKASFDHLLKVAENVSTKSKQM is encoded by the exons ATGCAGGCCAGTAAACTTCCGACCAATCCCCGCGAGTCGGCAGGTATCTTATCCTCGCTTATGTTCTG CTTTGCCCTGCCCATTCTTTTCAAGGGTCGCAAGCAGACGCTCCAGCCCACGGATCTGTACAAAACGCTGGATGAGCATGGAGCGGAGAGCCTGGGCGATGAGTTCTTCCGGGCATGGGAGGACGAAGTGGCTCGGTGCCGGCGGAAGGGTGATTCCAGCCCTGAACCAAGTGTCCTGCGGGTCATCGGACGCGTCTTCGGCTGGAGGCTCATTTTTTCCGGTATTACAATCGCCGCCTTGGAACTGGGAACCAG GGCCACAGTGCCGCTTCTTCTGGCCGGACTCATATCGGAGTTCAGTGAGCACGGAAATGGCCATAGCTACTATGCCCAGATCTACGCAGTGCTCCTTATAGCCTGTATCTTGGCCAGCGTTCTTCTCACGCACCCATACATGATGGGAATGATG CACTTGGCCATGAAAATGCGAGTGGCAGTAAGTAGCGCCATATACCGCAAGGCCCTGCGTCTCAGTCGCACATCGCTGGGGGGTACCACAACCGGACAGGTGGTTAACTTGCTCTCTAACGATCTCAACCGCTTCGATCGGTGTCttatccatttccatttcctctgGCTGGGCCCATTAGAGTTGTTGATCGCCTCCTACTTCCTGTACGAACAgatcggaatcgcttccttttACGGGATCAGCATCCTAGTACTGTATCTACCACTGCAAACCTATTTAAGCCGAGTAACTTCAAAGCTGCGCCTGCAGACGGCCCTACGCACGGATCAGCGAGTGCGCATGATGAACGAAATCATCTCGGGCATTCAGGTAATCAAGATGTATACCTGGGAGCGTCCGTTCGGGAAACTGATAGGGCAGATGCGGCGCAGCGAGATGAGCTCCATTCGCAAGATGAACCTCTTGCGCGGCATCCTGCTCTCCTTTGAGATAACTCTAGGTCGCATAGCTATCTTTGTGAGCCTTCTGGGATTCGTCCTAGGCGGAGGCAAACTGACGGCAGAGCGCGCCTTCTGCGTCACTGCCTTCTACAACATCCTTAGGCGTACTGTCAGCAAGTTCTTTCCGAGTGGAATGTCGCAGTTTGCTGAACTTCTGGTATCAATGCGACGTATAACTAATTTTATGATGCGGGAGGAAGCAAATATAATAGATATGTCGGAGCGAAAGGACGATCAAGCCGAAGAGGAACAACATTTGCTAAAAGAAGTGGAGAAGAGGTCTTACCCGGCTCGGATTGGCACGGAACCAGATACCTTGGTggaaattaaagctttaagaGCGCGCTGGAGCCAGGAGCAACATGAGCCGGTGTTAAACAACGTCAACATGTCGCTGCGCCGTGGCCAACTTGTAGCTGTGATTGGACCCGTGGGATCGGGTAAATCAAGCCTTGTTCAGGCTATCCTAGGAGAGCTACCTCCTGAATCAGGATCGGTACAAGTCTCGGGCAAGTATTCCTACGCCTCCCAGGAGCCCTGGCTTTTTAATGCATCTGTTCGCGACAACATTCTGTTTGGCTTGCCCATGGACAAGCAGCGCTATCGAACTGTCCTCAAGCGGTGTGCCCTAGAGCGGGACTTGGAGTTGTTGCACGGTGATGGAACCTTCGTGGGTGAGCGCGGAGCTTCACTGTCCGGTGGGCAGCGAGCGAGAATATGTTTGGCTAGAGCTGTGTACCGCAGGGCGGATGTATACCTTTTAGACGATCCCCTCAGCGCAGTGGACACCCATGTGGGTAGGCACCTGTTCGACGAATGCATGCGCGGCTTCCTAGGCAAAGAGCTGGTGATACTTGTCACCCACCAGTTGCAGTTTCTGGAGGACGCCGATCTGATTGTAATCATGGACAAGGGTCACGTCTCGGCATGCGGAACCTATGAGGAGATGCTGAAGAGCGGACAGGACTTTGCCCAGCTTTTGGTGGAAAGTACTCAGAACAGCGGCGGAGGTGATGAGACCATAACGTCAACGAAAATTTCCCGTCAGAGTAGCTCTCTAAGCTCTAAAAGTTCAAATGGAAGCTCATCCTCGTTAGAATCCATGgtcgaaaaggaaaaaccaaaaccaagtGCGCCAACGGTGCAGGAGTCCCGCAGTGGTGGTCAAATCGGCTTGTCCATGTACAAGAAATACTTTGGTGCAGGCTGCGGCGTCCTCGTTTTCGCGGTGCTGATAATGCTGTGTTTTGGCACTCAGCTCCTGGCGTCTGGCGGAGATTATTTTCTCTCCTACTG GGTTAAAAACACCGCCTCTTCGTCAACGGTGGATATCTACTACTTCACTGCCATTAATGTGGGACTGGTTATTTGTGCTTTGCTCCGAACGCTGCTTTTCTTTAACATCACCATGCACTCCTCCACCGAGCTGCACAACACTATGTTCCAGGGCTTGTCTCGCACGGCTTTGTATTTTTTCCACACCAATCCCTCCGGCCGGATCCTCAATCGTTTCGCCAATGACCTGGGTCAGGTGGATGAGGTGATGCCCGCCGTCATGTTGGATTGCATACAGATCTTTCTCACCCTGACGGGCATCATCTGCGTGCTGTGCGTGACCAACCCGTGGTACTTGATCAACACATTTGCAATGATATTAGCATTTTACTACTGGCGCAATTTTTACCTAAAGACGTCGAGGGATGTAAAGCGCCTGGAGGCGGTGGCTCGGTCGCCGATGTACTCGCACTTCAGTTCCACTCTTGTTGGACTTCCCACTATCCGGGCGATGGGCGCCCAACGAACTCTGACGGGCCAGTATGACAACTACCAGGATCTGCACAGCTCCGGCTACTACACTTTTGTTTCTACCAGTCGTGCCTTCGGTTATTACCTTGATTTGTTTTGCGTGGCATACGTGATATCGGTGATACTGCACAACTTCTTTAACCCGCCTCTACACAATGCTGGCCAGATAGGCCTGGCAATTACCCAAGCATTGAGTATGACGGGAATGGTGCAGTGGGGCATGCGTCAATCCGCAGAGCTGGAGAATGCAATGACCTCAGTGGAGCGAGTCTTGGAGTACCAAGATCTTGAGCCTGAAGGGGATTTCAACTCGCCTGCGGATAAGCAACCTCCAAAGAGTTGGCCCGAGGAGGGAAAACTGAAGACCAAGGATTTGAGTCTGAGATATGAGCCCGATCCCAATGCCGCTAGTGTGCTGAAGCGGCTGAACTTCACGATACAGGCGATGGAGAAAGTGGGCATCGTAGGACGCACAGGTGCGGGAAAGTCCTCCATTATCAATGCACTTTTCAGACTGTCCTACAACGATGGAGCAATAATCATCGACAATCTGGACACAAAGGTTATGGGTCTGCACGATTTACGCAGCAAGATCTCCATTATTCCACAAGAACCCGTCCTGTTCTCCGGGACAATGCGATACAACTTGGATCCCTTCGAGCAGTATCCCGATGATAAGCTTTGGAAGGCTCTTGAGGACGTTCACCTCAAGGAGGAAGTTTCAGAGTTGCCCACGGGTCTGCAGAGCATCATATCTGAGGGCGGGACCAACTTTAGCGTAGGCCAACGGCAGTTGGTCTGCTTGGCAAGGGCCATCCTGCGCGAAAACAGAATTCTCGTTATGGACGAGGCTACGGCAAATGTGGATCCTCAGACGGACGCCCTGATTCAGGCCACCATTCGAAACAAATTCAAGGACTGCACAGTACTTACGATAGCCCATCGTCTAAATACCATCATGGACTCCGACAAAGTTTTGGTGATGGATGCTGGTGAAGTCGTCGAGTTCGGTTCTCCATATGAGCTGTTGACCCAGTCAGAGGCTAAAGTATTCCATGGAATGGTTATGCAAACGGGAAAGGCCAGTTTTGATCATCTACTTAAAGTTGCCGAAAATGTAAGCACTAAGTCGaaacaaatgtaa